A section of the Arcobacter roscoffensis genome encodes:
- a CDS encoding DMT family transporter, producing MNQNIQAHILVFTATILVALSFIISGKLSGIIDPISLTLGRFVLAFISLLPIILIVKKYRVKIKKSFIKGLKISFFYSLYFILLFKALEDTTALNTATLFTLVPLITAILANFIFKDKLNILKLFIYFMGMIGTTIVIFDGDIQRLINLSFNNGDIIFLFGVLSMALYSISAKFFYEKEDEVLSITLMTLFGGIIWMSIALVALDIPLQWEKLEGENFWYMVYLSIGATLITVFLYQKSTVILGPNKLMAYVYLNPAIVAFLMYIMENQKININTFFGILLSIFATIILLKKSKEIK from the coding sequence ATGAATCAAAATATACAAGCTCATATATTGGTATTTACAGCCACAATACTAGTTGCACTATCTTTTATAATCTCAGGAAAACTATCTGGCATAATAGATCCAATCTCTTTAACTCTAGGAAGGTTTGTTTTAGCTTTTATAAGTTTACTACCTATTATTTTAATAGTAAAAAAATATAGAGTAAAAATAAAAAAAAGTTTTATAAAAGGGCTTAAAATAAGCTTCTTTTATAGTTTGTATTTTATTTTACTTTTTAAAGCTTTAGAAGATACAACAGCTTTAAACACAGCAACACTATTTACTTTAGTTCCTTTAATTACTGCAATATTAGCAAACTTTATTTTTAAAGATAAACTAAATATTTTAAAGTTATTTATATATTTTATGGGAATGATAGGTACTACTATAGTTATCTTTGATGGAGATATTCAAAGATTAATAAACTTAAGTTTTAACAATGGAGATATTATATTTTTATTTGGTGTTTTATCTATGGCTTTGTATTCAATAAGTGCAAAATTCTTTTATGAAAAAGAGGATGAAGTATTAAGTATTACTTTAATGACATTATTTGGTGGGATTATTTGGATGAGCATTGCTTTAGTAGCATTAGATATTCCTTTGCAGTGGGAAAAACTTGAAGGTGAAAACTTTTGGTATATGGTATATTTAAGTATAGGCGCTACTTTGATTACTGTTTTTTTATATCAAAAATCAACTGTTATTTTAGGACCTAATAAACTTATGGCTTATGTATATTTAAATCCTGCCATTGTTGCTTTTTTGATGTATATTATGGAGAATCAAAAAATAAATATTAATACTTTTTTTGGTATTTTACTATCAATTTTTGCTACTATTATATTATTGAAAAAAAGTAAAGAAATAAAATAA
- a CDS encoding aldo/keto reductase family protein, protein MIYGTAWKKEETSRLVEQALLCGFKAVDTACQPRHYREDLVGVGLENAYKNGIKREDIFIQTKFTPINGQDENNMPYLASDDILIQLEKSFLKSKENLKTDYIDSYILHSPFGPIEDLVKVFKTMGEFVQCGQVGQIGISNCYDLNLLIYLYDVLEVKPKVVQNRFYKDSDYDKQIREFCRQKDITYQSFWSLTANPHLLSSKEVQSLAIKYDKTVPQIFYRFLNQMGITPLNGTTSKIHMQEDLEISNFSLEEEEVKEINSLL, encoded by the coding sequence ATGATATATGGAACAGCCTGGAAAAAAGAAGAGACATCAAGACTAGTTGAGCAAGCACTTCTTTGTGGCTTCAAAGCTGTTGATACAGCATGCCAGCCAAGACATTATAGAGAGGACTTAGTAGGAGTTGGTTTAGAAAATGCCTATAAAAATGGTATAAAAAGAGAAGATATTTTTATTCAAACAAAGTTTACTCCAATAAATGGGCAAGATGAAAACAATATGCCTTATTTAGCTTCTGATGATATTTTAATACAATTAGAGAAATCTTTTTTAAAATCTAAAGAGAATTTGAAAACTGATTACATTGATTCTTATATTTTACATTCTCCTTTTGGACCAATAGAAGATTTGGTAAAAGTTTTTAAAACTATGGGAGAGTTCGTACAGTGCGGACAAGTAGGGCAAATAGGAATTAGCAATTGTTATGATTTAAATTTACTTATTTATTTATATGATGTATTAGAAGTAAAACCAAAAGTTGTACAAAATAGATTTTATAAAGATAGTGATTATGATAAACAAATAAGAGAGTTTTGTAGACAAAAAGATATTACATACCAAAGCTTTTGGTCACTTACAGCAAATCCACATCTTTTAAGTTCCAAAGAAGTACAGTCTTTAGCAATAAAATATGATAAAACAGTTCCTCAAATTTTTTATAGATTTTTAAATCAAATGGGAATAACTCCTTTAAATGGAACAACATCAAAAATTCATATGCAAGAGGATTTAGAAATATCTAATTTTAGTTTAGAAGAAGAGGAAGTAAAAGAGATAAACTCTTTACTATAG
- a CDS encoding TIGR00730 family Rossman fold protein yields the protein MKIAVFCGSSIGNKEVYSDAAKQLSKYLALNNIDIVYGGGNVGLMGVIASTAMQNGGKVYGVIPEDLQDKELGHKGITELKIVKDMHERKAAMADMADAFVALPGGIGTFEEIFEVWTWAQLGYHNKPCAFYNTNGFYDSLFTMIDNMCQEGFMKKEYSNMLIKTSTVEELIEKINTYTPPKIKWKN from the coding sequence ATGAAAATAGCAGTATTTTGTGGCTCGAGTATTGGAAATAAGGAAGTTTATTCTGATGCAGCAAAACAACTTAGCAAATATTTAGCACTTAATAATATAGATATAGTCTATGGTGGTGGAAATGTTGGTCTTATGGGAGTTATAGCTTCAACTGCAATGCAAAATGGTGGAAAAGTTTATGGAGTTATACCTGAGGATTTACAAGATAAAGAGCTTGGTCATAAAGGAATCACTGAACTTAAAATAGTAAAAGATATGCATGAAAGAAAAGCAGCAATGGCTGATATGGCAGATGCTTTTGTAGCACTTCCAGGTGGAATTGGTACTTTTGAAGAGATATTTGAAGTTTGGACTTGGGCTCAACTTGGATATCACAATAAACCTTGTGCATTTTATAATACAAATGGCTTTTATGATAGTTTATTTACTATGATTGACAATATGTGTCAAGAAGGTTTTATGAAAAAAGAGTACTCTAATATGCTTATAAAAACTTCTACTGTAGAAGAATTAATTGAAAAAATAAATACATATACTCCTCCAAAAATAAAATGGAAAAACTAA
- a CDS encoding TetR/AcrR family transcriptional regulator, whose translation MATKKTSREEILQKAIALFKKRGYSNTSIANIAQQCGLIKGSLYHHFKSKDEIGLESLKYIHEYFDKNVYKIAYDDTLNSKDKIKLFVKKVDDYFLNSEGGCLLGNLALEVSNENEEFKKHIKKYFLAWEDALFNILKDKYTHEEARSLAREYVSLTQGAIMLMNLYEDNKDYLKVGQKIINLI comes from the coding sequence ATGGCAACAAAAAAAACATCAAGAGAAGAGATTTTACAAAAAGCTATTGCACTCTTTAAAAAAAGAGGTTATTCAAATACTTCAATAGCAAATATTGCCCAGCAATGTGGTTTAATAAAAGGTAGTCTTTATCATCACTTTAAAAGTAAAGATGAAATAGGTTTGGAATCATTAAAGTACATACATGAGTATTTTGATAAAAATGTTTATAAAATCGCCTATGATGATACTTTAAATAGCAAAGATAAAATCAAACTATTTGTAAAAAAAGTTGATGATTATTTTTTAAATAGTGAAGGAGGTTGTTTATTAGGTAATTTAGCTTTAGAAGTATCAAATGAAAATGAAGAGTTTAAAAAGCATATAAAAAAATATTTTTTAGCTTGGGAAGATGCTTTGTTTAATATATTAAAAGATAAATATACCCATGAAGAAGCTAGAAGTCTAGCAAGAGAGTATGTTTCTTTAACACAAGGGGCTATAATGCTTATGAATCTATATGAAGATAATAAAGACTATTTAAAAGTAGGTCAAAAAATCATTAATTTAATTTAA
- a CDS encoding HPP family protein: protein MNYIKKFKGQGVALPDSTHVKEVLFAFIGGFIAISIIGYMTKSFDNLLVLGSFGASCVLIFAYDKSPFSQPRNVIFGHLIATFIGLFFFHFISQEWWSMALALATAISAMILTKTVHPPAGSNPLIVFLLAANWDYLIFPTLIGSIILVVTALFYINLHKNRNYPQYW, encoded by the coding sequence ATGAATTATATAAAAAAATTTAAAGGACAGGGAGTAGCTCTTCCTGATAGTACACATGTAAAAGAGGTTTTATTTGCATTTATAGGTGGCTTTATAGCAATTAGTATTATAGGTTATATGACAAAAAGTTTTGATAATTTATTGGTATTAGGATCTTTTGGAGCCTCATGTGTACTTATTTTTGCTTATGATAAAAGCCCTTTTTCTCAGCCAAGAAATGTAATTTTTGGCCATTTAATAGCTACATTTATAGGTCTGTTTTTCTTTCACTTTATATCACAAGAGTGGTGGAGTATGGCCTTGGCTTTAGCTACTGCAATTTCTGCAATGATATTAACAAAAACTGTTCATCCACCAGCTGGTTCAAATCCTCTAATTGTTTTTTTATTAGCGGCAAATTGGGATTACTTAATATTTCCAACATTAATTGGCTCTATAATCTTAGTTGTAACAGCATTGTTTTATATAAATTTACATAAAAACAGAAATTATCCACAGTATTGGTAG
- a CDS encoding pyridoxamine 5'-phosphate oxidase family protein, with protein MSIFTKEHNDLREKHNTKNKFEYYFDNIVKDEIDESLANYLESLEYFFFATSNINGNTNVNFKGKKSKYLIKVLDEKTFIFPDYFGNGIFHGAGDILSNPNVGLLCIDFSNDKRVKISGTAEIIDNKKELLKYMDLFDSYDIQRVIEIRVNYIIPNCSNNLSIVRESILKDCN; from the coding sequence ATGAGTATATTTACAAAAGAACATAATGATTTAAGAGAAAAACATAATACTAAAAATAAGTTTGAATACTATTTTGACAATATAGTAAAAGATGAAATTGATGAGTCTTTAGCTAATTATTTGGAATCTTTAGAGTATTTCTTTTTTGCAACATCAAATATAAATGGAAATACAAATGTAAACTTTAAAGGGAAAAAGTCTAAATATTTAATAAAAGTACTCGATGAAAAAACATTTATTTTTCCTGATTATTTTGGAAATGGAATATTTCATGGTGCAGGAGATATTTTAAGTAATCCAAATGTTGGACTATTATGTATTGATTTTTCAAATGATAAAAGAGTCAAAATATCAGGAACAGCAGAAATAATAGATAATAAAAAAGAACTTTTAAAATATATGGATTTGTTTGATTCTTATGATATTCAAAGAGTTATTGAAATAAGAGTAAACTATATAATACCTAATTGCTCGAATAATTTAAGTATAGTAAGAGAAAGTATTTTGAAAGATTGTAACTAG
- a CDS encoding DsbC family protein, protein MIKTARNLLLALALTTGLNAATELNKDEIKKIENLDLFKGVNIKVNKAYDTESLYLLKVNVRGKIDEIYLTKDKKYLIAGDVMDTKTGAKLSVPADLSIAKGNQAFTFGKGNDEYYLFTDPECPYCKKFESYLAQVEDKVKINVFYFPLDFHANARDISLYVMSQDSYKDKVNAMVNTTKDTPAFKNRKIDAKKLKSLEAKLDKQIAIGQELGVQGTPAVFDKDGNKVNWVQMLQSYGIEVK, encoded by the coding sequence ATGATAAAAACAGCAAGAAACTTACTATTAGCATTAGCCTTAACAACAGGACTAAATGCAGCAACAGAACTTAATAAAGATGAAATCAAAAAAATTGAAAACTTAGATCTTTTTAAAGGTGTAAATATTAAAGTTAATAAAGCTTATGACACAGAAAGCTTATACCTTTTAAAAGTAAATGTTAGAGGTAAGATTGATGAGATTTATTTAACTAAAGACAAAAAATACTTAATTGCAGGTGATGTTATGGATACTAAAACTGGTGCAAAACTATCAGTTCCAGCTGACTTATCAATAGCAAAAGGAAACCAAGCCTTTACTTTTGGAAAAGGAAATGATGAATACTATTTATTTACAGATCCAGAGTGTCCTTATTGTAAAAAGTTTGAGTCATACTTAGCTCAAGTAGAAGATAAAGTAAAAATAAATGTATTTTATTTTCCTTTAGATTTCCATGCTAACGCTAGAGATATTTCTCTTTATGTTATGAGTCAAGACTCATATAAAGATAAAGTTAATGCTATGGTAAACACTACAAAAGATACACCTGCCTTTAAAAATAGAAAAATTGATGCAAAAAAGCTTAAAAGTTTAGAAGCTAAACTTGATAAACAAATCGCAATAGGACAAGAACTAGGAGTTCAAGGAACACCAGCTGTTTTTGATAAAGATGGAAACAAAGTAAACTGGGTTCAAATGCTTCAGTCTTACGGAATAGAAGTAAAATAA
- a CDS encoding AEC family transporter — protein MANFALIAIAILVGYVLQRFKIFPQETSNILNKYIIYIPLPAIILLQVPKLTFSFDVLIPTIIAWLVMGISAIIVLFFSKVLSWSREVTGSLLLVAILTNSSIMGIPIIELYLGSESLPYVLIYDQLGTFLALAAYGTFVTAYYSSSGNIHPKVIVKKIVTFPSFIALMFALALLGQEFNPLITEVLTKFANTLVPVALVAVGLQLQFKLPKDDLQPLSIALLIKLILAPLIAYGICILFDWYNLAGKTSIFEAGMAPMITAGAIASMAGLAPRLSTAIVGYGIIFSFLTTYIISILI, from the coding sequence ATGGCAAACTTTGCTTTAATAGCAATAGCAATTCTTGTTGGATATGTTTTACAAAGGTTTAAAATATTTCCACAAGAAACCTCTAATATTTTAAATAAATACATTATTTACATTCCCTTACCTGCAATAATTCTTTTGCAAGTTCCCAAACTTACATTTTCATTTGATGTTTTAATCCCTACTATTATTGCATGGCTTGTTATGGGAATATCTGCAATTATTGTTCTATTTTTTTCAAAAGTTTTATCATGGTCAAGAGAAGTTACTGGAAGTTTACTTTTAGTAGCAATTTTAACTAATAGTTCTATTATGGGTATTCCAATTATAGAGTTATATTTAGGCTCAGAATCTTTACCTTATGTTCTTATATATGACCAACTAGGTACTTTTTTAGCCTTAGCTGCCTATGGTACTTTTGTGACTGCTTATTATAGTTCAAGTGGAAATATCCATCCAAAAGTTATAGTCAAGAAAATAGTTACATTTCCCTCATTTATTGCTTTAATGTTTGCCCTTGCCCTACTTGGTCAAGAGTTTAATCCTCTAATTACAGAAGTTTTAACTAAATTTGCAAATACCTTAGTGCCAGTTGCACTTGTCGCTGTTGGTTTACAACTTCAATTTAAACTACCAAAAGATGATTTACAACCTTTAAGTATTGCTCTTTTAATAAAACTTATTTTAGCACCACTTATAGCTTATGGAATTTGTATTTTATTTGATTGGTATAATCTTGCAGGAAAAACTTCAATTTTTGAAGCAGGAATGGCTCCAATGATAACAGCAGGAGCTATAGCTTCTATGGCGGGACTTGCACCAAGACTTAGTACTGCTATAGTTGGATATGGAATAATCTTCTCATTTTTAACTACATATATTATAAGTATACTTATATAA
- a CDS encoding winged helix-turn-helix transcriptional regulator, with product MYIVNDKEYKCSVAVTLDIFNDRWKLSIIWHLLEKDKRFKDLHESIPEITQKTLTVKLKELEEKNIINREVFPEVPPKVVYSLTDAGKRLRPVLKEMYEWGISYAQEHGEITEDGACCEVAISQKIGFKK from the coding sequence ATGTATATAGTAAATGATAAAGAATATAAGTGTTCAGTTGCAGTAACTTTAGATATTTTTAATGATAGATGGAAACTATCTATTATCTGGCACTTATTAGAAAAAGACAAGAGATTTAAAGACCTGCATGAGAGTATTCCTGAAATAACACAGAAAACTCTAACTGTAAAGCTAAAAGAATTAGAAGAAAAAAATATAATAAATAGAGAAGTTTTTCCAGAAGTGCCTCCAAAAGTTGTATATTCTTTAACTGATGCAGGGAAAAGGTTAAGACCTGTACTAAAAGAGATGTACGAATGGGGAATATCTTATGCCCAAGAACATGGAGAGATTACAGAAGATGGTGCTTGTTGCGAAGTAGCTATTTCACAAAAAATTGGCTTTAAGAAATAA
- a CDS encoding NAD(P)H-dependent oxidoreductase, producing the protein MKKSFLDAMKFRHACKVFDENKKISAEDFDYILETGRLSPSSFGFEPWQFLVVQNENLREKLKEFTWGGQGQLPTCSHYVIILSRKKGSMVYNSKYITHMMKDIQKLPEEIVELKGGFYENFQKTDFSLIDDDRAMFDWATKQTYIALGNMMTGAAYIGVDSCPIEGFDMEKMTNFLEEDLNIDTEEFGVSCMLAFGYRKEDPRGKTRQDINDIAKWYK; encoded by the coding sequence ATGAAAAAAAGTTTTTTAGATGCAATGAAGTTTAGACATGCTTGTAAAGTATTTGATGAAAATAAAAAAATATCAGCAGAAGATTTTGATTATATATTAGAAACTGGAAGATTAAGTCCAAGTTCATTTGGTTTTGAGCCATGGCAGTTTTTAGTAGTTCAAAATGAAAACTTAAGAGAAAAATTAAAAGAGTTTACATGGGGAGGGCAAGGACAGTTACCTACTTGTAGTCATTATGTAATTATCCTTTCTAGAAAAAAAGGCTCAATGGTTTATAACAGCAAATATATTACACATATGATGAAAGATATTCAAAAGTTACCTGAAGAGATTGTTGAATTAAAAGGTGGCTTTTACGAGAACTTCCAAAAAACAGATTTTAGCTTAATAGATGATGATAGAGCAATGTTTGATTGGGCAACTAAACAAACATACATCGCCTTAGGAAATATGATGACAGGTGCAGCTTATATTGGTGTTGATTCATGTCCTATTGAAGGTTTTGATATGGAAAAAATGACAAACTTTTTAGAAGAGGATTTAAATATAGATACAGAAGAGTTTGGCGTATCTTGTATGCTTGCTTTTGGATATAGAAAAGAAGATCCAAGAGGGAAAACTAGACAAGATATTAATGATATTGCAAAATGGTATAAGTAA
- a CDS encoding DoxX family protein codes for MCNTKQNSKDLAYALLRLAMGVNMFVHGLVRLPKLEAFNTWMLGYFQDTFLPEFLVNIMSYTIPFVELAVGVLLILGLFTRQALLAGALLMVVLLFGACLKENWEWAAFQMIYAIFFFMLSYFIELNKVSIDKLRGKCDCEENK; via the coding sequence ATGTGTAATACAAAACAAAATAGTAAAGATTTAGCGTACGCATTGTTAAGGTTAGCAATGGGTGTAAATATGTTTGTTCATGGTTTGGTAAGACTTCCAAAACTTGAAGCTTTTAACACTTGGATGCTAGGGTATTTTCAGGACACTTTTTTACCAGAGTTTTTAGTGAATATCATGTCTTATACAATTCCTTTTGTTGAATTAGCAGTTGGGGTTTTACTTATTTTAGGTTTATTTACAAGACAAGCATTATTAGCAGGTGCTTTACTTATGGTGGTTCTATTATTTGGAGCTTGTTTAAAAGAAAATTGGGAATGGGCTGCATTTCAAATGATTTATGCAATTTTCTTCTTTATGCTTTCATACTTTATTGAATTAAATAAAGTTTCAATTGATAAGTTAAGAGGAAAATGTGATTGTGAGGAGAATAAATAA
- a CDS encoding major royal jelly family protein produces the protein MKKILISSFLVVSALVANKVEVVKTVAVFDERPANLTVSNEGRMFVSIHPLINPTTKLIELTAIGSKNIYPNKEYSFGKDSTIGATIAVKADSNGNLWVLDLGKKQFVVWDIEKNRLKNTIKIPSNVLTKASFLQDFVLDEKRNRAIIADMTQGDLKSKPEPAFIVVDTKTGLSKRFAQSHKSMMPDFEGGFALNPIAIDPGFNWVYYGAIHGKKVYRVPASSFDSEENVIKNIKEYGPKSYSDGIAADKNQNVYITDIEKQAIGVSNKNGYKIIAKLPQNQTWPDGLAVANDGYVYGTVNQLDKTAALNNGKEEGVPPYLIVKTKLEK, from the coding sequence ATGAAAAAGATTTTAATATCGTCGTTTTTAGTTGTTTCAGCATTAGTTGCGAACAAGGTAGAAGTTGTAAAAACTGTTGCGGTTTTTGATGAAAGACCTGCAAATTTAACTGTATCAAATGAAGGTAGAATGTTTGTATCGATTCATCCATTGATTAATCCAACTACTAAATTAATCGAATTAACTGCAATAGGAAGTAAAAACATATATCCAAATAAAGAGTATTCATTTGGAAAAGACTCAACTATTGGTGCAACTATTGCTGTAAAAGCTGATAGTAATGGTAATCTTTGGGTATTAGATTTAGGAAAGAAACAGTTCGTAGTATGGGATATTGAAAAAAACAGATTAAAAAATACTATAAAAATTCCTTCAAATGTTCTTACAAAAGCTAGTTTCTTACAAGATTTTGTTTTAGATGAAAAAAGAAACAGAGCAATTATTGCAGATATGACACAAGGTGATTTAAAAAGTAAACCAGAACCTGCTTTTATTGTAGTTGATACAAAAACAGGTCTTTCAAAAAGATTTGCTCAAAGTCATAAGTCAATGATGCCTGATTTTGAAGGTGGATTTGCTTTAAATCCAATAGCAATTGATCCAGGGTTTAATTGGGTTTATTATGGTGCAATTCATGGTAAAAAAGTATATAGAGTTCCTGCAAGCAGTTTTGATAGTGAAGAAAATGTAATAAAAAATATCAAAGAGTATGGGCCAAAATCATATAGTGATGGAATTGCAGCTGATAAAAATCAGAATGTTTATATTACTGATATTGAAAAACAAGCTATTGGGGTATCAAATAAAAATGGGTATAAAATAATTGCTAAATTACCACAAAATCAAACATGGCCTGATGGTTTAGCTGTTGCAAATGATGGATATGTTTATGGAACGGTTAACCAACTTGATAAAACAGCAGCTTTAAATAATGGAAAAGAAGAGGGTGTTCCTCCATATCTAATAGTTAAAACTAAACTGGAAAAATAA
- a CDS encoding putative quinol monooxygenase codes for MEKIVVLAKLRIKKKFANEVYNELISLHNNTKKFDEGCIQYDLHKNPDEENSFVFVETWESLTALTKHEKKEHFVSFIESVEGKLESLDISKLIKIDIKNKD; via the coding sequence ATGGAAAAGATTGTAGTTCTTGCAAAATTAAGAATCAAAAAGAAATTTGCTAATGAAGTTTATAATGAATTAATAAGTTTACATAATAATACTAAAAAGTTTGACGAGGGTTGTATTCAGTATGATTTACATAAAAACCCAGATGAAGAAAATTCATTTGTTTTTGTGGAAACATGGGAGTCTTTAACTGCTTTGACTAAACATGAAAAAAAAGAGCATTTTGTTTCATTTATTGAAAGTGTAGAAGGCAAACTTGAGAGTTTAGATATTTCTAAACTAATTAAGATAGATATTAAAAATAAGGATTAA
- a CDS encoding alkene reductase: MKNIFESYDMKDIHVKNRVLMAPMTRSRTITGEVPTSMNAEYYAQRASAGIIVAEATQVSKQGQGYADTPGIYTKEQIEGWKKVTKAVHDEGGKIILQLWHVGRVSSSKVNGLQPIAPSALIAKDTPVYVFDTSESKDATMIPVEQPREMTKEDISQAIQEFVIGAKNAIEAGFDGVEIHGANGYLIDQFLRSNSNIREDNYGGSKENRINFLLEVTKAVIAEIGAEKTGVRLSPFIKFKDMDDPEMLDTFMIAAKELNKLDILYIHLCEADWDDAPEIPQSFREELRRNFKNTIIATGGYTLERANDVIRKDLVDLVGFGRYFIPNPDLVSRLENSYPLAEIKDSHTLFGGRDEFGYSDYPNYNA; this comes from the coding sequence ATGAAAAATATATTTGAATCATATGATATGAAAGATATTCATGTAAAAAATAGAGTTTTAATGGCACCAATGACAAGATCGAGAACTATAACAGGTGAAGTTCCAACTTCAATGAATGCTGAATATTATGCACAAAGAGCAAGTGCTGGTATTATTGTGGCTGAGGCTACACAAGTATCTAAACAAGGTCAAGGTTACGCAGATACACCTGGTATTTATACAAAAGAACAAATTGAAGGTTGGAAAAAAGTTACAAAAGCTGTACATGATGAAGGTGGAAAGATAATATTACAACTTTGGCATGTTGGAAGAGTATCAAGCTCAAAAGTAAATGGACTACAGCCAATTGCACCATCAGCACTTATTGCAAAAGATACACCTGTTTATGTATTTGATACATCTGAAAGTAAAGATGCAACAATGATTCCAGTTGAGCAACCAAGAGAAATGACTAAGGAAGATATATCTCAGGCTATTCAAGAATTTGTAATAGGTGCAAAAAATGCAATTGAAGCAGGTTTTGATGGTGTTGAAATCCATGGAGCAAATGGATATTTAATTGACCAATTCTTAAGAAGTAATTCAAATATTAGAGAAGATAATTACGGTGGAAGTAAAGAAAATAGAATAAACTTTTTACTTGAAGTAACTAAAGCTGTGATAGCAGAAATAGGTGCAGAAAAAACTGGTGTGAGATTATCTCCATTTATTAAGTTTAAAGATATGGATGATCCTGAAATGCTAGATACTTTTATGATAGCTGCAAAAGAACTAAATAAACTAGACATTTTATATATTCATTTATGTGAAGCAGATTGGGATGATGCTCCTGAAATCCCACAAAGTTTCAGAGAAGAATTAAGAAGAAACTTTAAAAACACAATAATTGCAACTGGTGGTTATACATTAGAAAGAGCTAATGATGTAATAAGAAAAGATTTAGTTGATTTAGTTGGTTTTGGGAGATATTTTATTCCAAATCCTGATTTAGTTAGTAGACTAGAAAATAGTTATCCCTTAGCTGAAATAAAAGATTCTCATACTCTTTTTGGTGGTAGAGATGAGTTTGGATATAGTGATTACCCGAATTATAATGCATAA
- a CDS encoding DUF1097 domain-containing protein, producing MKKVYFKVISIFPIAISVGFMTFITAWFCLYMGWTVWLSFLSWALYFLHGGTAQKGLSAFVSFLYGIILAQFAIWYIEFLFSITQQEAWWNDYIIPSSVFIVAAIITLTMRINESWASFIPAVYIGTVFRFAFIDLSLANENINKIVPDLVFPILFGLVIGWCTVTLLVFLDKVGLSQWHRRWEVE from the coding sequence ATGAAAAAGGTATATTTTAAAGTAATTAGTATTTTTCCTATAGCAATTTCAGTTGGTTTTATGACTTTTATTACCGCTTGGTTTTGTTTATATATGGGATGGACAGTTTGGCTTTCATTTTTAAGTTGGGCTTTATATTTTCTTCATGGAGGTACAGCACAAAAAGGTTTAAGTGCTTTTGTATCTTTTCTTTATGGGATAATTTTAGCTCAGTTCGCAATATGGTATATAGAGTTTTTATTCAGTATTACACAGCAAGAAGCTTGGTGGAATGACTATATTATTCCTTCATCCGTTTTTATAGTTGCTGCTATAATAACTTTAACAATGAGAATAAATGAAAGCTGGGCTTCATTTATTCCTGCTGTATATATAGGAACAGTTTTTAGATTTGCATTTATTGATTTATCACTTGCAAACGAAAATATAAATAAAATTGTTCCTGATTTAGTATTCCCAATATTATTTGGGCTTGTTATTGGTTGGTGTACAGTAACACTATTGGTTTTTCTTGATAAAGTTGGACTTTCACAATGGCATAGAAGATGGGAAGTTGAATAA